Proteins encoded within one genomic window of Acidobacteriota bacterium:
- a CDS encoding cytochrome C gives MDWVQLWEITTLPDNVPIVLLILVMPFYTWYGLRQAFANDRLIDRLEADPEMAKTHHRKTQPWKPGWAREVQVWPYLLRMEFLVAIIVTFILMVWSITLDAPLEEPANPSLTMNPAKAPWYFLGLQEMLVYFDPWMAGVVLPTLILVGLMIIPYMDTNPLGNGYYTYKQRKFAIWAFCFGFIVLWLSMVVIGTFIRGPGWLWFWPGQTWDHNKLVFEANRDLPDMFGITSMLGKSLFGAAVVGLFAVVTALGVHKLFTWNAFNRKIYNRMSLIQYLLLQFFLVTMMLLPAKMVARLLFRIKYVWVTPWFNI, from the coding sequence GTGGATTGGGTTCAGCTCTGGGAAATCACCACCCTGCCCGACAATGTTCCGATTGTCCTGCTCATCCTGGTCATGCCTTTTTACACCTGGTACGGCCTCCGGCAGGCGTTCGCCAACGACCGGCTCATCGACAGGCTGGAAGCCGACCCCGAGATGGCCAAGACCCACCACCGCAAGACGCAGCCCTGGAAACCGGGCTGGGCTCGGGAAGTTCAGGTCTGGCCCTACCTGTTGCGCATGGAGTTCCTGGTGGCCATCATCGTCACCTTCATTCTGATGGTGTGGTCGATTACCCTGGACGCTCCTTTGGAGGAACCGGCCAATCCATCCCTGACCATGAACCCGGCAAAGGCGCCCTGGTACTTTCTGGGGCTGCAGGAGATGCTGGTCTATTTCGATCCCTGGATGGCCGGTGTGGTGCTGCCGACCCTGATTCTGGTAGGGCTCATGATCATCCCCTACATGGATACCAATCCCCTGGGGAACGGCTATTACACCTACAAGCAGCGGAAATTCGCCATTTGGGCCTTCTGCTTCGGCTTTATCGTGTTGTGGTTGTCGATGGTGGTCATTGGTACATTCATTCGGGGGCCGGGTTGGTTATGGTTCTGGCCGGGCCAGACCTGGGACCACAACAAGCTGGTCTTCGAGGCCAATCGGGATCTGCCGGACATGTTCGGCATCACCAGCATGCTGGGCAAGAGCCTGTTCGGGGCGGCAGTGGTCGGACTGTTTGCCGTGGTGACCGCCCTCGGAGTGCACAAGCTGTTTACCTGGAATGCGTTCAACCGGAAAATCTACAACCGCATGAGCCTGATTCAATATCTGCTCCTGCAGTTTTTCCTGGTCACCATGATGCTCTTGCCGGCCAAGATGGTGGCTCGACTGCTTTTTCGGATCAAGTACGTGTGGGTCACTCCCTGGTTCAATATCTAG
- a CDS encoding Rieske 2Fe-2S domain-containing protein: MVSRILNLFGGGESVDPAKRRRRTVQALVSGFLGINLFMFLRFFFPRTLLEPKTVFRIGYPSDFGYGVDTKFQKRRIWVVRDAEGLFVVYARCTHLGCTPDWKPSENKFKCPCHGSGYDSEGINFEGPAPRPLDRAKVELDAEGQIVVDTSVLYEWPKGMRSEFRDPGAFLQL; encoded by the coding sequence TTGGTATCGAGGATCCTGAATTTATTCGGAGGAGGCGAGTCGGTCGATCCCGCCAAGCGGCGCCGTCGTACGGTGCAGGCCCTGGTATCGGGGTTCCTGGGAATCAATTTATTCATGTTCCTGCGCTTCTTCTTTCCCAGAACTCTTTTGGAACCCAAAACGGTGTTCCGCATTGGGTACCCCTCCGACTTCGGCTACGGAGTGGATACCAAGTTCCAGAAAAGGCGGATCTGGGTGGTGCGCGATGCCGAGGGGCTTTTTGTGGTCTATGCCCGCTGCACGCACCTGGGATGTACTCCGGACTGGAAGCCCAGCGAGAACAAGTTCAAGTGTCCCTGCCACGGAAGCGGTTACGACAGCGAAGGAATCAATTTCGAAGGCCCGGCTCCACGTCCCCTGGACCGCGCCAAGGTTGAGCTCGACGCCGAAGGTCAGATCGTGGTGGACACCAGCGTGCTCTACGAGTGGCCCAAGGGAATGCGGTCGGAGTTCCGGGACCCGGGGGCCTTTCTGCAGTTGTAG
- a CDS encoding cytochrome b N-terminal domain-containing protein, with the protein MADDLKEQKPAGKATALIGGVLKEVKGLKDKALDDVQSLKKPQRTQLYKSIFRVTHDEKPRNRALGILSNVFLHLHPAKINRDAVAYNYTWGMGGITFYLFIVLTFTGVLLMFYYHPTKVQAFRDILYLEHDVPFGKLLRNMHRWAAHLMIITVWLHMFRVFLTGSYKKPREFNWMVGVILMLLTMLLSFTGYLLPDDQLGFWAVTVGTNMARATPLLGHEGPLGPELGMTAFNDVRFALLGGSIVDSNALLRAYIWHCIAIPLIAGVFMAVHFWRVRKDGGISGPAPVMLESEIKEPRRF; encoded by the coding sequence ATGGCAGATGATCTGAAAGAGCAGAAACCGGCGGGCAAGGCGACGGCCTTGATCGGCGGTGTCCTGAAAGAGGTCAAGGGTCTCAAGGACAAGGCTCTCGACGATGTCCAGTCGCTCAAGAAGCCGCAGAGGACCCAACTCTACAAGTCGATCTTTCGGGTGACCCACGACGAGAAGCCGCGCAATCGTGCGCTGGGGATCCTGTCCAACGTCTTCCTGCATCTGCACCCCGCCAAGATCAACCGCGACGCGGTTGCCTACAACTACACCTGGGGCATGGGAGGGATCACCTTCTACCTGTTCATCGTGCTGACCTTCACCGGCGTCCTGCTGATGTTCTACTATCACCCCACCAAGGTGCAGGCCTTCCGCGACATTCTCTACCTGGAGCACGACGTGCCCTTTGGGAAGCTGTTGCGAAACATGCATCGCTGGGCCGCCCACCTGATGATTATCACGGTCTGGCTGCACATGTTCAGGGTCTTCCTGACGGGCTCCTACAAGAAGCCGCGTGAATTCAACTGGATGGTGGGCGTGATTCTGATGCTTCTCACCATGCTGCTGTCCTTTACCGGATACCTGTTGCCGGACGATCAGCTCGGCTTCTGGGCGGTCACCGTGGGCACCAACATGGCCCGGGCGACGCCTTTGCTGGGGCACGAGGGCCCGCTGGGACCGGAGCTCGGCATGACCGCCTTCAACGACGTTCGCTTTGCGCTGCTGGGGGGCTCCATCGTCGACTCCAACGCGCTGTTGCGCGCCTACATCTGGCACTGCATCGCCATTCCCCTGATCGCGGGGGTTTTCATGGCCGTTCACTTCTGGAGAGTCCGCAAGGACGGCGGCATCTCGGGACCGGCTCCGGTGATGCTGGAATCCGAAATCAAGGAGCCGCGACGGTTCTGA